In Flavobacterium endoglycinae, one DNA window encodes the following:
- a CDS encoding 1-deoxy-D-xylulose-5-phosphate synthase, translated as MKSDLLSNIYNPADLRLLKEEQLIQVAQELRQFIIDVVSVKEGHLGASLGVVELTIALHYVFNTPKDLLVWDVGHQAYGHKILTERREIFHTNRQLNGISGFPKRSESIYDTFGVGHSSTSISAALGMAIASKLKGDFDKEHIAVIGDASIASGMAFEGLNHAGVTDANILVILNDNAIGIDPSVGALKKYLTSVKNGKNPRQNNIIKSLNFDYSGPIDGHDLPLLIQELNRLKKIKGPKFLHIVTTKGKGLQQAEENQVKYHAPGKFDALTGEIHLKSEENLPPKFQDVFGLTILDLARKNEKIIGITPAMPSGSSLKFMMEELPERAFDVGIAEQHAVTLAAGMAAEGMVVYCNIYSTFLQRAYDQVIHDTALQNLPVIFCLDRAGLVGEDGATHHGVFDISYLRSIPNMIIYAPINEIELQNILYTAQLGLNSPIAIRYPRGRGVIKNWEVENFGHYEAIQIGKANCLKKGTQTAVLSTGTIGNNVIEALQECTHSDSIAHYDFPFIKPLDINCLNEIFSTYENIITIEDGAKSGGFGSAVLEFAASHDFKNNIHILGVPDVFIEHGTVAQLQQLCKIDVKSLINLFSNGVK; from the coding sequence ATGAAAAGCGATTTACTTTCCAATATATACAATCCTGCTGATTTACGTCTTTTAAAAGAAGAACAGCTTATACAGGTGGCTCAAGAATTACGTCAGTTTATTATTGATGTCGTTTCGGTAAAAGAAGGTCATTTGGGAGCAAGTTTGGGAGTTGTAGAACTTACAATTGCCCTGCATTATGTTTTTAATACTCCAAAAGATTTATTGGTTTGGGATGTTGGGCATCAGGCTTACGGTCATAAAATCCTGACCGAAAGAAGGGAAATTTTTCATACGAACCGACAATTAAACGGGATTTCTGGTTTCCCGAAAAGAAGCGAAAGTATTTACGATACTTTTGGCGTTGGACATTCCTCTACTTCTATTTCAGCAGCACTCGGAATGGCGATTGCTTCTAAACTAAAAGGCGATTTCGACAAAGAACATATTGCTGTAATCGGCGATGCTTCCATTGCCAGCGGAATGGCCTTTGAAGGTTTGAATCATGCCGGAGTTACAGATGCTAATATTCTGGTGATTTTAAACGATAACGCAATTGGAATTGATCCAAGTGTAGGTGCTTTAAAAAAATACCTGACTTCGGTTAAAAACGGGAAAAATCCAAGACAAAACAACATCATTAAATCTTTAAATTTTGATTATTCGGGACCAATTGACGGACATGATCTTCCGCTTTTGATTCAAGAATTAAATCGTCTTAAAAAGATTAAAGGTCCGAAATTCCTTCATATTGTCACCACAAAAGGCAAAGGATTACAGCAAGCCGAAGAAAATCAGGTAAAATACCATGCACCTGGAAAATTTGATGCTTTAACGGGTGAAATTCATTTAAAATCAGAAGAAAATCTTCCTCCAAAATTTCAAGATGTTTTTGGCCTGACTATTTTAGATTTAGCCCGAAAAAATGAAAAAATAATCGGAATAACTCCCGCTATGCCATCTGGAAGTTCTTTAAAATTTATGATGGAAGAATTACCGGAACGTGCCTTTGACGTGGGTATTGCCGAACAGCATGCCGTAACTCTTGCAGCAGGAATGGCTGCCGAAGGAATGGTGGTTTATTGCAATATTTATTCGACTTTCTTACAGCGTGCTTACGATCAGGTGATACACGATACAGCATTGCAAAATTTACCTGTTATTTTCTGTTTAGACAGGGCGGGATTAGTAGGTGAAGATGGCGCAACACATCATGGCGTTTTTGATATTTCGTATCTGCGTTCGATTCCAAATATGATTATTTACGCACCAATTAATGAAATTGAGCTGCAAAATATTCTTTATACAGCACAATTAGGTCTGAATTCTCCTATCGCAATTCGTTATCCAAGAGGTCGCGGTGTTATAAAAAACTGGGAAGTAGAAAATTTCGGACACTATGAAGCCATTCAAATTGGCAAAGCAAATTGTTTGAAAAAAGGAACCCAAACGGCTGTTTTATCAACTGGAACAATTGGCAATAATGTTATAGAAGCTTTACAAGAATGCACCCATTCAGACAGTATCGCTCACTATGACTTTCCTTTCATTAAACCACTAGACATCAATTGTTTAAATGAAATATTTTCGACTTATGAAAACATTATTACAATTGAAGATGGAGCAAAATCCGGTGGTTTTGGAAGTGCTGTTTTAGAGTTTGCAGCATCACATGATTTTAAAAACAATATACACATTTTAGGAGTTCCAGACGTGTTTATTGAGCACGGAACAGTGGCTCAGCTGCAACAATTGTGTAAAATTGACGTTAAAAGTTTAATAAATCTTTTTTCTAACGGCGTAAAATAA
- a CDS encoding DUF3078 domain-containing protein produces MKLLRSTLLFLLLLCSSKNFAQLIQTTLDPNQLPKPPSNWTKRNQLGFDISEIAFVNWSAGGTSSISGLFKGEFGRTYVKGNHKWVNELIVKYGLNKQDGTELRKTDDAFLLNSTYGFRKDTISNWYYSAKFNFNTQFTNGYNYPNREIAISKPFAPAYIFLGAGAENSNKKKNRTFYFSPITLKTTLVLDQYLANQGSFGVKKAVYAPDPLDPNNQILVEEGQKVKAEFGILFTGYMKNEIYKNVFYENRLSLYTDYLNRFGNVDVDYDTRLDLVVNAYVKANIGVHIIYDDDIKTKKDVVDPTTGSTSQVNDGPRAQLRQVLGVGLVYAFQ; encoded by the coding sequence ATGAAATTATTGCGTTCTACTCTTTTATTTCTATTGCTTTTGTGTTCATCTAAGAACTTTGCTCAGTTGATACAAACGACTTTAGACCCTAATCAATTACCTAAACCACCCTCGAACTGGACTAAAAGAAATCAACTTGGTTTTGATATTTCAGAAATCGCGTTTGTAAACTGGAGCGCGGGGGGAACAAGTTCTATCTCAGGTTTATTTAAAGGTGAATTTGGAAGAACTTATGTAAAAGGAAATCACAAATGGGTTAACGAACTTATTGTGAAATATGGTTTAAACAAACAAGACGGTACAGAACTTAGAAAAACCGATGATGCCTTTCTATTAAACTCTACTTACGGTTTTAGAAAAGACACTATTTCAAACTGGTATTATTCTGCTAAGTTTAACTTCAATACACAATTTACAAACGGATATAATTATCCAAACAGAGAAATTGCAATCTCTAAACCTTTTGCTCCAGCATATATCTTTTTAGGAGCCGGAGCTGAGAATTCTAATAAAAAGAAAAACAGAACGTTTTACTTCTCTCCTATCACGCTAAAAACTACCTTAGTACTAGATCAATATTTGGCTAACCAAGGTTCTTTTGGTGTTAAAAAAGCCGTTTATGCACCAGATCCATTAGATCCAAACAATCAGATTTTGGTGGAAGAAGGGCAAAAAGTAAAAGCGGAGTTTGGTATCCTCTTTACAGGATATATGAAAAACGAAATCTACAAAAACGTCTTTTACGAAAACCGACTAAGTTTATACACCGATTATTTAAATCGTTTTGGAAATGTCGACGTCGATTACGACACCCGTCTGGATCTAGTTGTAAATGCATACGTGAAAGCAAATATTGGTGTGCACATAATTTACGACGACGATATTAAAACTAAAAAAGATGTTGTAGACCCTACAACAGGATCTACATCACAAGTTAATGACGGACCAAGAGCCCAGTTACGACAAGTATTAGGTGTTGGTTTGGTGTATGCTTTCCAATAA
- a CDS encoding deoxyguanosinetriphosphate triphosphohydrolase, with the protein MNWEQLLSLKRQGDTSKRLRAEQDDTRLGFEVDYDRIIFSAAFRSLQDKTQVIPLSKTDFVHTRLTHSLEVSVVGRSLGRLVGKKIIEKYPYLKEVHGYHMNDFGAIVAAASLAHDIGNPPFGHSGEKAIGEYFSSGNGLKYKDKLTAKQWQDLIDFEGNANGFSVLTASRPGIEGGLRISYATLGAFMKYPKESLPKKPTANIADKKYGFFQTDKVFFQEVAEDMGLIPNKEEGDLGFERHPLAYLVEAADDICYTIIDFEDGINLGLVSEDYALEYLIKLVKDNIGIEKYNMLETKEDRISYLRALAIGALINDAVDVFIENEEAILAGNFPFALTDKSKYKAQMNDIIKLSVDKIYQSREVIEKEIVGYQIIQTLLDKFITAFNNKYEGTASNYDKLILKMLPEKHHLEKGNLYERLLHICHYVSLLTDGNALELYEMISGRKKR; encoded by the coding sequence ATGAACTGGGAACAACTTTTATCATTAAAAAGACAAGGCGATACAAGTAAAAGATTACGTGCAGAACAAGATGATACACGTTTAGGTTTTGAGGTCGATTATGACCGTATTATTTTTTCGGCTGCGTTTCGTTCTTTACAAGATAAAACCCAAGTTATTCCGCTTTCTAAGACAGATTTCGTACATACCCGATTAACGCATAGTCTAGAAGTTTCTGTGGTTGGGAGATCATTAGGGCGTTTGGTTGGTAAAAAAATCATCGAAAAATATCCGTATCTAAAAGAAGTTCATGGTTATCATATGAATGATTTTGGAGCTATTGTTGCTGCAGCTTCTTTGGCACACGATATTGGAAATCCTCCTTTTGGACATTCTGGCGAAAAAGCGATTGGAGAATATTTTTCGAGCGGAAATGGATTAAAATACAAAGACAAACTTACCGCAAAACAATGGCAGGATTTAATTGATTTTGAAGGAAATGCCAATGGATTTTCGGTATTAACAGCAAGCCGTCCGGGAATCGAAGGCGGACTTAGAATTTCGTATGCTACTTTGGGCGCTTTTATGAAATATCCAAAAGAAAGTCTTCCGAAAAAACCAACTGCTAATATTGCCGATAAAAAATACGGCTTTTTTCAAACCGATAAAGTTTTCTTTCAAGAAGTTGCCGAAGATATGGGCTTAATTCCAAATAAAGAAGAAGGCGATCTGGGGTTCGAAAGGCATCCTTTGGCGTATTTAGTTGAAGCGGCAGATGATATCTGTTACACAATTATTGATTTTGAAGACGGAATAAATCTTGGTTTGGTTTCTGAAGATTATGCTCTTGAATACCTAATTAAACTTGTAAAAGACAATATTGGAATTGAGAAATACAATATGCTAGAAACCAAAGAAGATAGAATCAGTTATCTGCGTGCTTTAGCAATTGGCGCTTTGATTAATGATGCGGTTGACGTTTTTATTGAAAATGAAGAAGCAATTCTGGCAGGAAATTTTCCTTTTGCTTTAACCGATAAAAGTAAATATAAAGCACAGATGAATGATATTATCAAATTGAGTGTTGATAAAATCTACCAAAGCCGAGAAGTAATTGAAAAAGAAATAGTTGGCTATCAAATCATCCAGACCTTACTAGATAAGTTTATAACAGCATTTAATAACAAATATGAAGGAACGGCCTCAAATTACGATAAGCTGATTCTGAAAATGCTTCCTGAAAAACACCACTTAGAAAAAGGTAATTTATATGAGCGTTTGCTTCATATTTGCCATTATGTTTCGCTTTTAACAGATGGAAACGCGCTGGAGTTGTATGAAATGATCAGCGGTCGTAAAAAGCGTTAA
- a CDS encoding Lrp/AsnC family transcriptional regulator, translating to MENLDKTDLLILKYLQEDCNINTKDLASKLFLTVTPVYERIKRLERDGYITKYVALLDKKKMNRGMTVFCNVRLKEHAKNVGSNFVKDIVALPEIIECYNIAGDYDFMLKILVQDMASYQDFVMNKLSTIENIGNTNSIFVMGEIKHSTALEF from the coding sequence ATGGAAAACCTAGATAAAACCGATCTGCTGATCTTGAAATACCTTCAAGAAGACTGCAATATCAACACAAAAGATCTTGCGAGTAAATTATTTTTGACTGTAACTCCTGTTTACGAACGTATCAAAAGACTTGAAAGAGACGGTTACATTACCAAATATGTAGCACTTTTGGACAAGAAAAAGATGAACAGAGGCATGACGGTATTTTGTAATGTTCGTTTAAAAGAACACGCCAAAAATGTAGGGAGCAATTTTGTGAAAGATATTGTAGCACTTCCAGAAATTATAGAATGTTATAATATCGCCGGCGATTATGATTTTATGCTAAAGATTTTGGTGCAAGATATGGCTAGTTATCAGGATTTTGTAATGAATAAATTATCTACAATCGAAAACATAGGAAATACGAACAGTATTTTTGTAATGGGAGAAATCAAACATAGTACAGCATTAGAGTTTTAA
- the metE gene encoding 5-methyltetrahydropteroyltriglutamate--homocysteine S-methyltransferase: protein MKTNNLGYPRIGSNRELKKASELYWAGKISAEELIDAGKEIRLKNWKLQAEAGVDLIPSNDFSFYDQVLDLTLTVGAIPSRYHELAKNNSSLDLYFAMARGSQKDGQDVVAMEMTKWFDTNYHYIVPEFTKSQKFELFSEKIINEFKEANTIGIKTKPVLIGPVSYLLLGKEKEEGFNRIDLIDALLPVYFEILEKLQTENAEYIQLDEPFLALNLTDKERGVFTKVYNEIHTRFPKLKIVLANYFDCFGENLETALALPVDTFHLDLVRCPLQLGDILESGKLASHVNLSLGVVDGRNIWKNDFKKSLELIKKATDALGTDRVLIAPSCSLIHSPCDLDLETNDETLTPEIKQWLAFSKQKINEIVLLKQFASNEVSIENSVAYKENVTANENRKTSKLIHNNEVKTRAAGITASDDKRKSTFAVRRKSQVEALKLPLFPTTTIGSFPQTAEVRSWRAKFKKGELTTQEYNDLIEKETEATIRFQEETGIDVLVHGEFERNDMVEYFGEQLAGFTFTKNGWVQSYGSRCVKPPVIYGDVSRPNPMTVKWSQYAQSLTPKWVKGMLTGPVTILQWSFVRNDQPRSETCTQIALAIRDEVVDLEKAGIKIIQIDEPAIREGLPLRKEEWAAYLDWAVRAFRISASGVNDDTQIHTHMCYSEFNDIIQNIADMDADVITIECSRSQMELLDAFANFKYPNEIGPGVYDIHSPRVPSSAEMVRLLEKASNVIPVDQLWVNPDCGLKTRHWDETKKALIEMVNAAQEMRAAVENPVS from the coding sequence ATGAAAACAAACAATTTAGGTTACCCAAGAATTGGCAGCAACAGAGAACTGAAAAAAGCCAGCGAACTGTATTGGGCTGGAAAAATTTCGGCAGAAGAACTTATTGACGCCGGAAAAGAAATCCGTCTTAAAAACTGGAAATTACAAGCTGAAGCAGGAGTTGATTTGATTCCTTCTAATGATTTTTCTTTTTACGATCAGGTGCTTGATTTAACGCTGACTGTTGGTGCAATCCCTTCACGTTATCATGAATTAGCAAAAAACAACTCATCGCTTGATTTGTATTTTGCCATGGCAAGAGGATCTCAAAAAGACGGACAAGATGTTGTGGCTATGGAAATGACAAAATGGTTTGATACTAACTACCATTATATTGTTCCTGAATTTACGAAGAGCCAAAAATTTGAACTGTTTTCTGAAAAAATAATCAATGAATTTAAAGAGGCAAATACAATTGGAATTAAAACCAAACCCGTTTTAATTGGACCTGTTTCGTATTTATTACTAGGAAAAGAAAAAGAAGAAGGTTTTAACCGAATTGATCTTATCGATGCTTTACTTCCAGTTTATTTCGAAATTCTTGAAAAACTGCAAACCGAAAATGCTGAATACATTCAGTTAGACGAACCGTTCTTGGCTTTAAACTTAACGGATAAAGAAAGAGGCGTTTTCACGAAAGTGTACAATGAAATACATACTCGTTTTCCAAAGCTTAAAATCGTTTTAGCGAATTATTTCGATTGTTTTGGGGAGAATTTAGAAACGGCTTTAGCACTTCCTGTTGATACTTTCCATTTGGATTTAGTGCGTTGCCCGCTTCAATTAGGCGATATTTTAGAATCAGGTAAATTGGCTTCACACGTAAATCTTTCTCTTGGAGTAGTTGACGGAAGAAACATCTGGAAAAACGATTTTAAAAAATCATTGGAATTAATTAAAAAAGCTACTGATGCTTTGGGAACTGACAGAGTTTTAATTGCTCCATCTTGTTCTTTAATTCACAGTCCGTGTGATTTAGATCTGGAAACAAACGATGAAACGTTAACTCCAGAAATCAAACAATGGCTGGCTTTTTCGAAACAGAAAATCAACGAAATTGTACTTTTAAAACAATTTGCTTCTAATGAAGTAAGCATCGAAAATTCTGTTGCTTACAAAGAGAATGTTACCGCAAATGAAAACCGAAAAACGTCAAAACTAATTCATAACAACGAAGTTAAAACACGTGCTGCTGGAATCACAGCTTCTGATGACAAACGTAAAAGTACATTTGCTGTTAGAAGAAAAAGCCAGGTTGAAGCTTTAAAACTGCCTTTGTTCCCAACTACAACTATTGGATCATTTCCTCAAACAGCAGAAGTGAGAAGCTGGAGAGCAAAATTCAAAAAAGGGGAATTGACGACTCAGGAATACAATGATTTAATCGAAAAAGAAACCGAAGCAACGATTCGTTTTCAAGAAGAAACCGGAATAGATGTTCTAGTTCATGGTGAGTTTGAACGTAACGATATGGTGGAATATTTCGGGGAACAATTGGCAGGTTTTACATTTACTAAAAATGGCTGGGTTCAGAGTTACGGAAGCCGTTGTGTGAAGCCTCCTGTTATTTACGGAGACGTTTCTCGTCCAAACCCAATGACGGTAAAATGGTCGCAATATGCACAATCTTTAACTCCAAAATGGGTAAAAGGAATGTTGACAGGGCCGGTAACCATTTTACAATGGTCATTTGTTCGTAACGATCAGCCACGTTCTGAAACTTGTACACAAATTGCATTGGCCATTCGTGATGAAGTGGTCGATTTAGAAAAGGCAGGAATTAAAATCATTCAAATTGACGAACCAGCAATTCGCGAAGGCCTTCCGTTACGAAAAGAAGAATGGGCAGCTTATTTGGATTGGGCAGTTCGTGCTTTCAGAATTTCAGCAAGCGGTGTAAACGACGATACGCAGATTCACACACATATGTGTTACAGCGAATTCAACGATATTATTCAAAATATTGCCGATATGGATGCAGATGTCATCACCATTGAATGTTCACGTTCGCAAATGGAACTTTTAGATGCTTTTGCCAACTTTAAATATCCAAACGAAATTGGACCTGGCGTTTATGATATCCACTCTCCTCGTGTTCCTTCAAGTGCCGAAATGGTTCGGTTATTAGAAAAAGCTTCAAACGTAATTCCAGTAGACCAGCTTTGGGTAAATCCAGATTGTGGTTTAAAAACGCGTCATTGGGATGAAACCAAAAAAGCGTTAATCGAAATGGTAAACGCTGCACAGGAAATGAGAGCCGCAGTAGAAAATCCAGTTAGTTAA
- a CDS encoding outer membrane beta-barrel protein: MKKFLVMAALAICGFVNAQKGTILVGGNIGYSSETVDYNVGETKSNEFSFSPKVGYQFNDNWTVGGEFTVASSKNDQGVNEYKTNSSKFGAFVRYSVPLSQTFAVFADLGAGFQNLTEKDYVGNNYTKSKADGMYIGVTPALFINMKKGFGLNFSIGGLSYDQLSYDNNGPDVSRFNFNFGQTFNIGISKNF; this comes from the coding sequence ATGAAAAAATTTTTAGTGATGGCTGCTTTAGCTATCTGCGGTTTTGTAAACGCACAAAAAGGAACAATTTTAGTTGGAGGTAACATTGGTTATTCTTCTGAAACAGTTGATTACAATGTTGGAGAAACAAAATCAAATGAATTTAGCTTTTCTCCAAAAGTAGGTTACCAATTTAATGATAACTGGACTGTTGGGGGTGAATTTACTGTAGCTTCTTCTAAAAATGATCAAGGAGTAAACGAATACAAAACTAACAGCTCTAAATTTGGAGCATTTGTACGTTACTCTGTGCCATTAAGCCAAACTTTTGCTGTTTTTGCTGATTTAGGAGCAGGTTTCCAAAATTTAACTGAGAAAGATTATGTTGGAAATAACTACACAAAATCAAAAGCAGACGGAATGTACATTGGTGTAACTCCAGCACTTTTCATTAACATGAAAAAAGGTTTTGGTCTTAACTTCAGCATTGGAGGTTTAAGCTACGATCAATTAAGCTATGATAACAATGGTCCAGATGTTAGCAGATTTAACTTCAACTTTGGACAAACATTTAACATTGGAATTTCTAAAAACTTCTAA
- the gldA gene encoding gliding motility-associated ABC transporter ATP-binding subunit GldA — MSIEVNSISKSYGEQKALNEISFKIEKGEIVGFLGPNGAGKSTLMKILTTYLLADSGSALVNGHDVMTNTKDVQRSIGYLPEHNPLYLDLYVREYLAFNADVYNVAKTRIEEVIQLTGLTPESHKKISQLSKGYRQRVGLANALLHNPDVLILDEPTTGLDPNQLMEIRNVIKNVGKNKTVFLSTHIMQEVEAICDRVIIIDKGQIVADNKLDHLVADNKEQVIEVEFDYKVEEQLLAKLENITSYINTHDMTWELTFVTEKDMRPAIFDFANENGLKTLQLNQKNKNLEAVFREITK, encoded by the coding sequence ATGTCGATAGAAGTAAACAGTATATCAAAAAGTTACGGAGAGCAAAAAGCTTTAAATGAAATTTCATTTAAAATTGAGAAAGGAGAAATTGTAGGATTTCTTGGTCCGAATGGAGCCGGAAAATCTACTTTAATGAAAATTTTGACCACCTATTTACTTGCCGATAGCGGCTCAGCCCTTGTAAATGGTCACGATGTCATGACAAACACCAAAGATGTACAACGTTCAATTGGATATTTACCAGAACATAATCCGTTGTATTTGGATTTGTATGTTCGTGAATATTTGGCATTTAATGCTGATGTTTATAATGTCGCAAAAACAAGAATTGAAGAAGTTATTCAACTGACAGGACTGACACCGGAAAGCCATAAAAAGATAAGCCAATTGTCAAAAGGCTACCGTCAGCGTGTGGGACTTGCTAATGCTTTATTACACAATCCGGATGTTCTAATTTTGGATGAGCCAACTACTGGTCTGGATCCGAATCAGTTAATGGAAATTCGAAATGTAATTAAAAATGTTGGTAAAAATAAAACTGTTTTTTTATCGACACACATTATGCAGGAAGTCGAAGCAATCTGTGATCGTGTCATAATTATTGACAAAGGACAAATTGTTGCAGACAATAAATTAGACCATTTGGTAGCTGATAATAAAGAGCAAGTCATTGAAGTTGAGTTTGATTACAAAGTCGAAGAACAGCTTTTAGCCAAACTAGAAAACATTACTTCATACATTAATACACATGACATGACATGGGAGCTTACTTTTGTTACCGAAAAAGATATGCGTCCGGCCATTTTTGATTTTGCCAATGAAAATGGTTTAAAAACCCTTCAATTGAATCAGAAAAACAAAAACTTAGAAGCTGTCTTTAGAGAAATTACGAAATAA
- a CDS encoding pyridoxal phosphate-dependent decarboxylase family protein → MNSILQQDLNDFENILEKTKQQGVGFLNDIENIPTSNTHTIDPKTALNEVGLGSIDALKEFNERLAPLMVSSSGSRYWGFVTGGSTPASIVGDWLASVYDQNTQAVKAQGGASALIEFETINLLLQLLDLPDTFLGGFVTGATMSNFTSLGVARQWFGKQFGKDFAKNGISETVNILTATPHSSSIKCLSMLGIGSQNYTTVKTIQGNREALDIADLEENIKKLNGKPFILISSAGTVNTADFDDFEAISKLKEQYNFWWHIDAAFGGFAAVSEKHNHLVKGWEGADSITIDCHKWLNVPYESAFYLIKKEHANLQIETFQNSNAPYLGNPLENFNYLNVLPENSRRMRALPAWFSLKAYGKEGFRDIIENSTALALHFGNVLIENDFELLAPIRLNNVCFTLKGEHNQEKVSQFLLALNDTGKVFMTPTVYQNKKGIRASFVNWRTTQNDVKLVIQEMREIRSNI, encoded by the coding sequence ATGAATTCAATACTACAGCAAGATCTCAACGATTTTGAGAATATCTTAGAAAAAACAAAACAGCAAGGAGTTGGTTTTCTGAACGATATCGAAAATATTCCAACTTCTAACACTCATACAATTGATCCAAAAACGGCTTTAAATGAAGTAGGCTTAGGTTCTATTGATGCTTTAAAAGAGTTTAATGAGAGATTGGCGCCTTTGATGGTTTCATCATCTGGATCAAGATATTGGGGATTCGTAACAGGAGGATCCACTCCAGCATCTATTGTAGGTGACTGGCTTGCATCTGTTTACGATCAAAATACGCAGGCGGTAAAAGCGCAAGGCGGGGCATCGGCATTAATAGAATTTGAAACAATTAATTTGCTGTTACAGCTTTTAGATCTTCCCGATACATTTTTAGGCGGATTTGTTACGGGAGCAACGATGTCTAATTTCACTTCTTTAGGAGTAGCGCGACAATGGTTTGGAAAACAATTCGGGAAAGATTTTGCTAAAAACGGAATTTCAGAAACGGTTAATATTTTAACAGCTACACCACATTCTTCTTCTATCAAATGTTTGTCGATGCTGGGAATTGGAAGCCAGAATTATACCACTGTAAAAACTATCCAAGGCAATCGTGAAGCGCTTGATATTGCCGATCTAGAAGAAAATATCAAGAAATTAAATGGAAAACCTTTTATTCTGATCTCAAGTGCCGGAACGGTTAATACTGCCGATTTTGATGATTTTGAAGCGATTTCGAAATTAAAGGAACAATATAATTTCTGGTGGCATATTGATGCTGCTTTTGGAGGTTTTGCTGCTGTTTCAGAAAAACACAATCATTTGGTAAAAGGTTGGGAAGGAGCAGACAGTATTACGATTGATTGTCATAAATGGCTGAATGTTCCATACGAAAGTGCTTTTTACTTAATCAAAAAAGAACATGCTAATCTTCAGATAGAAACATTTCAGAATTCAAATGCACCATATTTGGGCAATCCTTTAGAGAATTTTAATTATTTGAATGTGCTTCCAGAGAATTCCCGTCGTATGCGTGCGCTTCCAGCGTGGTTTTCACTTAAAGCGTATGGAAAAGAAGGTTTCAGAGATATTATTGAAAACAGTACTGCATTGGCCTTACACTTCGGAAATGTTTTAATAGAAAATGACTTTGAATTATTGGCGCCAATTCGTTTAAATAATGTTTGCTTCACGCTGAAAGGGGAGCACAACCAGGAAAAAGTAAGCCAGTTTTTATTGGCTTTAAATGATACTGGAAAAGTATTTATGACGCCAACGGTTTATCAAAACAAAAAAGGGATCAGAGCTTCATTTGTAAATTGGCGAACAACACAAAATGACGTTAAGCTTGTAATTCAGGAAATGCGAGAAATCCGTTCTAATATATAA